In Pseudodesulfovibrio alkaliphilus, the genomic stretch TCAAGGTTGCGCTTGATCACCTCCAGCGTGCTCGGGCTGTCGTCAACGGCCAGGATGCGGATGGGGGGGCTCATGGTCTACTCGGCTCCATTGGTTTGACTGCATGGGAAGGCCACCTCGAAACGCGAGCCCTGGCCGGGGGTGCTGTCCACTTGGATGAAACCCCGGTGCGCCTTGACGATGCCATGCACCACCGAAAGGCCGAGGCCGGTCCCCTTGTCCACGTCCTTGGTGGTGTAGAAGGGCGTGAATATCTGCTTGAGTTCCTCGGGTTGAATGCCCGGGCCGGTGTCCTGAATGACGATGTAGGCGTCGCCGCCGTGGTTGATGGTTCTGACCGTGAGTGTGCCGCCGTTGTCCATGGCCTGGATGGCGTTGGCCGCGAGGTTGACCACCACCTGGGTGATATGCTGCGGATCGGCCATGATCCGGGGCAGAGTCGGGTCCAGGTCGCAGACCACGGCGACCCTGTTGCGCCTGGCTCCGGTCTCGGTGATGCGCAGGGCCTGGACGATGGTGGCGTTGAGGTCGGTCATCACCAGCTGGGGCGGCATCTGGCGGCTGAAAAGCATGACCTTGCGGATGATCTCTCGAGCGTGCAGTGACGAGTCCACGATATTGCGCAGGTCGGTTTCCACCTGTCCGGGCAGCCCCGGTGTCTGGAGGGCCAGCTGGGCGAAGCCGAGAATGTTGGCCAGGGGTTCGTTGATTTCGTGGGCCAGTCCGGCGGAAAACTGGCCGATCTTGGCCAGCCTGTCGGCCTGTCTGAGCTGTTGCTCGAGCTGCTGCCTGGCCCGACGCTCCTCCTTCTTGGCCACGATGAGGGCGATCTGCTGCGCCACAGTGGCCAGAAGGTCGTTTTCATCCTCGATGAACTCCGCGCTCCTGGCCCGTCTGCCGTGGCCTTCGAGGGAGACCACCAGCATGCCGCGCCGCTCCTTGTTGACCACGATCGGTTCGGTCAGGCGGTTGTCCGTATCGCGGTAGCCTTGGCTTTGCAGATGGATATCGTCCACGGTCAGGGAGATGTGCGTCTTTCTCGGCCGCTGGAAACCCGAAGGGAGCAGATTGACGATTTTGGACAGGATGACCGGGAGTTCCTCGGTCATTTCGACCATGAGCAGACTGATGTGGTAAAGGCAGCTCAACTCCTTGTTGCGCTCCATGAGGGTTGATCGTTCATAGAGCAGTCCCTCCTGGCGGAGCATGTGGTCGGTCACGTCCTGCCCCACGCACAGGACGCTGATGGGCTCTCCGGCCGAATCGACCAGGGATTTGATGTGCCAGTCGATGTACACCGTGTCGCCGTTTCTGGTCCTGATGGCGCCCGATGTGGTGGAAATGGTCTGGCTGCGTACCGAGTCGGCCACCGTGCGGACGGCTTTTTCATGCCGATCCTGGGGGATGAAGGTCTTGAACCAGTCCTTTCCCGCCAGTTCCTTGATGGAATATCCGGTCAGCTTCTCCAGTTCGGAGTTGCCGTGGATGATTCGGCCGCCGAGGTCAAAGGTCACCACGATGCCGTGGCTGAGTTGCATGACGGTGTCGTAGTAGTTGTGCAGATTCATGGCGGTCTTTCCCGTTCCTGTGGAGATACTGCGCATCGGCGCCGGAGTAAACACCTTCTGCCTTTTTGGCGGGGCGACCCGATCGGCAAAGAGAGCGCGGCCCGGCGTCATGATGACCCGGGCCGCGTGAAGGGTGTCGTTATGGTTCGGGACTAGTGGCTCAGACGCAGCCCCCATCCCTCGAAGACCCAGAGGATGGCGTAGCCGTACCACAGGGTGTAGAACACGTAGAAGGCCAGGGAGAAGATGACCGTGCCGAGCTTGTCGGAGATGTGCATGGGCTCGATCTTGAAGTAGTTGTAGGCGGTCTCCACGGCGCGGGTCTGCACCGTGTTGACGACCTTGGCCGCAGCGAAGTCCTCCTGATGGGAGAGGGCCCTGTCGATCTGGCCAAGCGTCACCCACCAGTTGTAGGAGGCGCGGCGGGGGTTGATGCCGTCGTACTTGGCGGACACCGAGTCGCCGTCGTTGTGGTACATGTAGTCCGCGTCCGCGATGCTCGCGCTCAAGATGGCCTTGAGCGATCCGGCGACCTCGACATCGGTGCCCTTGACCTCGGCGGCCACGCCTGCTGCCGCCATCTGGGCGGCCGACTGGGCGGCGATGTTCTCGTCCACGTAGTGGAGCACGAGGTTGACATCCTTGCCCGAGACCTTTTCGGCTTCATCGTTGGCCATGGGGATGTAGTAGACCGAGCCCTTGGAGATGGAGTTGTACAGGGCGTCGAGATACGCCATGGAGTTGAGGCCGTTGAACATCGGCTGGAACATGTAGAACAAGACCACGAAGAACAGGACCAGGGCGACCAAGCCTCCGGTGAATTCCTTCTTGTTATGGACCATGTTAGTGTGCCTCCTTACGCTTGAGATTCGGGATGTTTTTCAGGAAGGTTCCGATGACCCAGACCGAGAAGCCGCCGATGACGACGAAGAAGGCCCAGATGCCGATGTCGTTGAGAACGGAACCCAGGGCGGGCGATATGGGAAGGATATCCATCTCACCGAGCTTGCCCGGCAGGGCGAAGATGCGGTTGACGAAGCCGGAGAGCACCGCCATGGCGTAAAAGCCGCGGATGGTGATGCCGGGCACCACCTTGGTCACCAGTGCGCCGATCTGGATGCCCAGCAGCGAGCCGAGCAGCATGCCCATGGCCAGGGTGTAGAAGATGAAGCCGTAGATGGCGTACTGGCTGATGGACGCGAAACCGGCGGTGAAGACGATCTGGAAGATGTCGGTGCCCACGGTGGTCATGGACGACACGCCCAGCACGTAGACGAAGATGGGGAAGGTCAGGAAGCCGCCGCCAACGCCCATGATACCCGCGGCCAGGCCGACCAGGGCGCCGGACAGGACCAGGAAGACCCAGGAGATGGACCTGCCGCCGGGGGTCAGATCCTGGTCAAAGGAAACCATGGGGGGGAATTTGACGGCCTGGAGACTTTTGGCCATGCCGCCCAGCTCCGCGCCCTCGCTCTTGCCGCCGTGGGCGCCGCCTGTGTCGCCGGCCTTGCGGCTGCGCAGGAAGTCGATCAGGGCGTAGAAGCCGAGGAAGCCGAGCATCAGGGAGTAGACCGAGGTGATGAAGGCGTCGCTTAAGATCGGGTTGATGTCGTAAAGCACGCGGTTGATCAGGCCGCCCGCCGAGGCGCCGAGGATGGCGCCGATGAGGAAGACCACGGCCAGAGGCACCGAGACGTTGCCCAGCTTGCGGTGGATGACGCTGCCCATGATCGCCTTGGCGAAGATGTGGAACAGGTCGGTGCCGACCGCCAGGATGCCCTTGATGCCCGCGCTCATGAGGGCCGGGGCGATGATGAAGCCGCCGCCCGCGCCGATGCAGCCGGTGATGAGCCCGGCGCCCATGCCGATGCCGATGGAGACCAGGAAGATGGTCAGGCTGTAGAAGGCCGGGCTGTATGCCTTTTTGCCGCCCAGAATCTCCGGCAGGACCGGGCCGATGTCATTGGCAAAGGCGATACCGCCGATGATGATCGGAATGAGCATGAGCCCGAGGAGTATCCTGAGCTTTTTGCTGCCCATGATGTGTCGGGCGTTGTCGATTTCCCACTGGGCGAGAGCGCCTGCTCCCGCCATCATGAATTTGCCCCATTGGTTGAAGAATCGCATTGTTTGACCTCACTTCCACTTGCGATAGGTTAGCAGATCAGCCCGTTTTTTCTGCCGGGCCGCTGTCCTGCGCCAAATTCCGCTGTCTTTGTTGGGCCGCTTCCCTGATCTTTCCCACCAGCTCGTCAGAGCTTCCCGGCTTCATGACGTAGTCAAAGGCCCCCATGGCGAGGCAGGATATGACCATGTCCGAATTCGAGTGAGCCGTGACCATGAGCACCTGGGTGTTCGGGTGCAGCCGTTTGATCTCCCCGAGGGTCTTGATGCCGTCCATGCCGGGCATCATGACATCAAGGAGGGTGACATCCACCTCTTCCTCAGCCAGTACGGAGAGCGCTTCGCGCCCGCTTGCCGCGAGGCGCGTGTAGATGCCCCGCTTGTTGAGTCGTTTTGCCAGGGCGGAGGCGAAGCCGACCTCGTCATCGACGATGAGCACCGTGATCGCGGTCATGCGTTGTCGCCTCCCTGTCTGGCCATCTTCAAGACCTTTGCCACCAGCGCCTCGAAGTCCATCGGCTTGGACAGATAGTCCGCCGCCCCGAGGCGCATGCTTGCCTTGACCGCCGTTTCGCTCCCGTGGCCGGTGAGCATGAGAATGGGCAGTCCCGGATCAAGCAGTTTGAATACCTTCAGGATTTCGACGCCGTCCATGCCCTCAAGCTTGAGGTCGATGATGATCGCGTCATAATCCTGTGCCCGCAGCATGCGTACGGCCTCTTCCCCGCTGGCGGCGGTGTCCACGCGAAGACCCCGTCTGGTCATCCGCTTGGACAGCACCTCCGTGAAGCCCCGCTCGTCGTCCACGATGAGCAGCCTGATGGGTGTCGAGCCGTCCTGCATGCCGTTGATCCCCTACGCCGTGTCGCCGCCGGTGCCGACGGCCTCTGTTTCCCGCCTGCGCTTGAGCGCCGCGGCTTCGTTGATCTTCTCGGTGAGTACGTCGAAACTGCATGGCTTCATCAGGTAGTCGTATGCGCCAAGCTGGATGCCCTCCAGGGCCGAGGGCACCGTGGCGTGGCCGGTGAGCATGATTACCTCCACCAGGGGAAACGCCTGTTTGATCTCCTGGAGTACGGCCAGCCCGTCCTTGCCCGGCATCTTGACATCCAGCACGATGACCTCGATCTCAGGAAACTCCCTGAGGCGTCGCAGGGCCTCGTCGCCGCTTTGTGCCGTGTGGGCCGTCATGTTCCGCTTGGCCAGACGTTTTCGCATGGTTTCGACAAAGCCGGGTTCGTCGTCCACTATGAGCAGGGACGCATCGCTCATGAATCTCCTCCCTGGAAGGTGTCGGGCCGCTGCAAAGGCAGCCGGATGTTGAAGCTGGTGCCGTGGCCCACGGTGCTCTCCGCCTCGATGGTCCCACCCATTTGGTGGATGATGCCGTAGCAGATGGACAAACCCAAGCCGCTGCCTCTGCCCACGGGTTTGGTGGTGAAGAAGGGATCGAAGATTCTGCTCAGGTTGGCTTCGGGAATGCCCGGGCCGGTGTCGGCCACGGTGATGAACGCCTCGCCCGCCGATGCGTGGCAGGAGATGATCAAGGTGCCTCCGTCCTGCTCCATGGCCTGGATCGAGTTGTTGATGAGGTTGAGAAAGACCTGCTGGAGTTCGGTGGGCGAGGCCATGATGGGAGGCATGTGGGGGTCTATGTTCAGCGAGAATTCGATGCGGGCGTATCGGGCGGGCTGCATGGAGAGGTTGACCACCTCGGTCACCAGCTCCGGGAGCGACACCATGGTCACACGCGTGTCTGTCTGCCGGGCGAAGCTTAAGAGCTTGTGGGTGATGTCCTTGCAGCGTACGCCCTGGGTTCTGATTTGGGCTAAGGCGCGCTCCACTTCCTCCCGGCAGGACATCTCGCGTCCCTCGTCCTCAAGCAGATCGCCGACCCAGCCCGCCTCCTCGATCATGATGGCCACCGGGTTGTTGATCTCGTGGGCGATTCCTGCGGCCAGTTCGCCTATGGAAGCCAGCTTGCCCGCCTCGATCATCTGCCTGTTCATCATCTCCGTGCGCAGGTCGATGAGCCGGAACCGGGTCACAAGCCTGCGGAACATGAAAAGGCTCATGCCCAGAATGGCCAGCGCTCCCGTCACCAGGATCAACAGGGCCATGCGTTCGGCAGTGACGAGTTCCGAGAGGGCGTCCGAGACCTCCTGCTGGAAGACAAGTCTCCAGTCCACCCCGGTCAGGGCAGCGGAAACCACGATGTACTCTTCTCCGTCGCTACCCTGGGAGCGTTCGATAAGTACGCCGGGAGAGGTGTGGGGCCGCTGGACCGTCCTGGACGAAACCATGGTCAGTTCCTGGGCCTCCGCAGAGGGGGCGCGGGTCTGGTGCTGGCCGCTGGCGTTGACGATGTAGGCGTGACCCGTGTCGCCGACCCGGAGGTTTTCCACCTGGTTTCCGAAGGCGAGGAAGTCGATGGTGGCCTTGAGAGTCCAGGTGCGCAGGTTGTCGGCGTTGTTGACCGTGACGATGAGATGGGGGGCGCGGTGCAGACCGAGGAATACGTCGCTGATGGCAATCTTGCGGTCCCGGGAGTTGACGTACCACGACTCGCTGGAATAATCCGCGCCCAACTGGTCAAAGGGGCCGGCATAGGCGATCTGGCGGCCGGATGCGTCTATGACGCCGAGGTCCACGAAGACGCGGCCGTATTGTTGCTGGATGTCCTTGAGGGTCCGCTCCAGAAAGGCGGGGTTGGTCAATTGTTCGTAAGTGAACGCCTTATCAAGATAGAGCACTTCGTATTGCTTTCCGGAGAGGAAGGCGTCGATGGACTCCCTGTGCTTGTCCACCACCATGCCGAGGTGGGCGTAGACTTTTTCCGTATATATGGCGGAGAACTGGACGAAGACGAGAGCCCCCACCATGACGAGGGGAATGAGTGAAGCCGCGATGACGCCCAGCGCCAGATTGCGGGAAAGCTTGTTATAGGGCTGTACGTCCATCCAGTGTCCTGTTCTTTCTTCAATGAATTTCAATGGGCTGCTGGCAGCCCGGCTGATTCCCTCCAGGCCAAAGCAATGGTCGTGCCAACACGCTTTGATGGCGTCCTGACAGGCGGTTGTTCAACCTGCTGAAATTGCATCATGTATTTCTCGGGGAGAGAGACGAGGCCGGGCCATTGCGAACAGCATCGGGCAGGATGCGGCCTGTTTGACCCGGAGGCGGCAGCCTGGCTGGTGCAAAACGCCCCACTGGGGCGAAAAGCCCCATCAGGGAAATGCGGGGCGGCAAGGCCCGTGATCAGGGGCATGCGTTGTGCAAATAATCACAAGTGGGGCGTTTCGACCCACAAGGCGGTGCCTCCGTTCGATTCTGTCGCTCTTTTTTCTGAATATCTGTTTGCGAGCAGGGCGTTGACGCGGTCGTGTCCGTGCGCAGCTTTGCCTGTGAGCGGTCAGGGGCGGACGGCTGGGCGTGTGGTGGCGGATGCGCGGTGTCGGCAAGGGGGGTTTTCTTTCGCTGGCCTCTTTGGCAAGGTGGCTGTAGAGTGTTGTCCAACCTGGAGGCATTTCGTGAGCGAAGCGATACGGGTATTGCTTGTGGACGACGAGGGCGGGTTCATCTCGGCCCTGTCCAAGCGCCTTGGGCGGCGGGGCATGAGCGCCACTGCCGTGTCTGATGGCGAGGAGGCTCTTGCCGCACTTGACCGGGAGCCTGTGGATGTCATGGTGCTTGATGTGAAAATGCCCGGAATGAGCGGGATGCAGGTTCTCAATCTGGTCAAGGCCCGCCATCCCGAGGTCGAGGTCATTTTGCTCACCGGGTATGCGGATATGGATTGTGCCTTGCAGGCCATGTCGGCCGGGGCTTTTGACTTCCTGGTCAAGCCGGTGGATTTTGAACTGCTCGGGTGCCGGATCATGGCGGCTGCCCGGGGCAAGTCCCTGCGCACGGAGTGTTCCGTGCCCGGTGCGGACGCGCCGGGCGAGTAATCAGGGCGGGGCTTGTGCGCGTCAGCGTTCTGGGCCTGGGCATCGGAATCGGAAGAGGAAGTCATGGGTCCGGTGGAAACAATCAAGCGGATTTCACGCAGGGTGGGGCAATTGCTGGGTGTCGGCCCGGGGACGGGCCCGGAGGCGCTGCGCGAATCGTTCCAGGCCCGCTATCACACCTTCAAGCTTCTGGTTTCCGCAAACACCCAGGCTCTTGAGGTCATGGCCGAGATGGAAGAGGCGCTTCGCGGCGAGATTCCCTTCGGTTTTGGCTTTATTCGGTCCAGGACGGCCCGCGTCACGGCCGTCGTGTATTCCATCATCCGGTATATGGAGGCCCTTGCCCCTGGGCGGTATCCCGGGCTTCACGACAGCTTCGAGGCTATCCGGCGCAATATTCAGGAGGCGCTGCCCCGGGTTGAGAAGCATGTGGAGGGTCGGCGCGTGGTCGCATTGGGCGAGATCGACCGCAACGACTCTGCCGAGTGCGGCCCCAAGATGGCTCATCTGGGCGAGTTGCGCAACCGGATGGGGCTGCGCGTCCCCGATGGCTTCGTGGTCACGGCCGATGCCTGCCGCATGTTCATGGAATCAGGCGATTTGCGCGAGGAAATCGACAGGCTGATCCAGGCTTCCGGGGCGGACAATCCCTCGTCCATGCTGGCCCTTTGCGAGGCCATTGAGC encodes the following:
- a CDS encoding response regulator, with the protein product MSDASLLIVDDEPGFVETMRKRLAKRNMTAHTAQSGDEALRRLREFPEIEVIVLDVKMPGKDGLAVLQEIKQAFPLVEVIMLTGHATVPSALEGIQLGAYDYLMKPCSFDVLTEKINEAAALKRRRETEAVGTGGDTA
- a CDS encoding sulfite exporter TauE/SafE family protein yields the protein MRFFNQWGKFMMAGAGALAQWEIDNARHIMGSKKLRILLGLMLIPIIIGGIAFANDIGPVLPEILGGKKAYSPAFYSLTIFLVSIGIGMGAGLITGCIGAGGGFIIAPALMSAGIKGILAVGTDLFHIFAKAIMGSVIHRKLGNVSVPLAVVFLIGAILGASAGGLINRVLYDINPILSDAFITSVYSLMLGFLGFYALIDFLRSRKAGDTGGAHGGKSEGAELGGMAKSLQAVKFPPMVSFDQDLTPGGRSISWVFLVLSGALVGLAAGIMGVGGGFLTFPIFVYVLGVSSMTTVGTDIFQIVFTAGFASISQYAIYGFIFYTLAMGMLLGSLLGIQIGALVTKVVPGITIRGFYAMAVLSGFVNRIFALPGKLGEMDILPISPALGSVLNDIGIWAFFVVIGGFSVWVIGTFLKNIPNLKRKEAH
- a CDS encoding sensor histidine kinase; the protein is MDVQPYNKLSRNLALGVIAASLIPLVMVGALVFVQFSAIYTEKVYAHLGMVVDKHRESIDAFLSGKQYEVLYLDKAFTYEQLTNPAFLERTLKDIQQQYGRVFVDLGVIDASGRQIAYAGPFDQLGADYSSESWYVNSRDRKIAISDVFLGLHRAPHLIVTVNNADNLRTWTLKATIDFLAFGNQVENLRVGDTGHAYIVNASGQHQTRAPSAEAQELTMVSSRTVQRPHTSPGVLIERSQGSDGEEYIVVSAALTGVDWRLVFQQEVSDALSELVTAERMALLILVTGALAILGMSLFMFRRLVTRFRLIDLRTEMMNRQMIEAGKLASIGELAAGIAHEINNPVAIMIEEAGWVGDLLEDEGREMSCREEVERALAQIRTQGVRCKDITHKLLSFARQTDTRVTMVSLPELVTEVVNLSMQPARYARIEFSLNIDPHMPPIMASPTELQQVFLNLINNSIQAMEQDGGTLIISCHASAGEAFITVADTGPGIPEANLSRIFDPFFTTKPVGRGSGLGLSICYGIIHQMGGTIEAESTVGHGTSFNIRLPLQRPDTFQGGDS
- a CDS encoding response regulator encodes the protein MSEAIRVLLVDDEGGFISALSKRLGRRGMSATAVSDGEEALAALDREPVDVMVLDVKMPGMSGMQVLNLVKARHPEVEVILLTGYADMDCALQAMSAGAFDFLVKPVDFELLGCRIMAAARGKSLRTECSVPGADAPGE
- a CDS encoding response regulator → MQDGSTPIRLLIVDDERGFTEVLSKRMTRRGLRVDTAASGEEAVRMLRAQDYDAIIIDLKLEGMDGVEILKVFKLLDPGLPILMLTGHGSETAVKASMRLGAADYLSKPMDFEALVAKVLKMARQGGDNA
- a CDS encoding PAS domain-containing sensor histidine kinase, which translates into the protein MRSISTGTGKTAMNLHNYYDTVMQLSHGIVVTFDLGGRIIHGNSELEKLTGYSIKELAGKDWFKTFIPQDRHEKAVRTVADSVRSQTISTTSGAIRTRNGDTVYIDWHIKSLVDSAGEPISVLCVGQDVTDHMLRQEGLLYERSTLMERNKELSCLYHISLLMVEMTEELPVILSKIVNLLPSGFQRPRKTHISLTVDDIHLQSQGYRDTDNRLTEPIVVNKERRGMLVVSLEGHGRRARSAEFIEDENDLLATVAQQIALIVAKKEERRARQQLEQQLRQADRLAKIGQFSAGLAHEINEPLANILGFAQLALQTPGLPGQVETDLRNIVDSSLHAREIIRKVMLFSRQMPPQLVMTDLNATIVQALRITETGARRNRVAVVCDLDPTLPRIMADPQHITQVVVNLAANAIQAMDNGGTLTVRTINHGGDAYIVIQDTGPGIQPEELKQIFTPFYTTKDVDKGTGLGLSVVHGIVKAHRGFIQVDSTPGQGSRFEVAFPCSQTNGAE
- a CDS encoding response regulator, whose amino-acid sequence is MTAITVLIVDDEVGFASALAKRLNKRGIYTRLAASGREALSVLAEEEVDVTLLDVMMPGMDGIKTLGEIKRLHPNTQVLMVTAHSNSDMVISCLAMGAFDYVMKPGSSDELVGKIREAAQQRQRNLAQDSGPAEKTG